One window of Hylemonella gracilis genomic DNA carries:
- a CDS encoding NUDIX domain-containing protein: MTSAAPEFQFCPRCAAPLHDRVEGGFTRRVCRAEGCGFVWWDNPTPVVAAVVEHEGRLLLARNVAWPTGFFALVTGFLEKNELPHEAVQREVEEELSLRPLGATFIGHYTFERMNQLIIAYHVPAEGTVRLNEELAEYKHLRFEQARYWPAATGYALRDWLRGKGLDPQEIAPRTP, encoded by the coding sequence ATGACCTCTGCCGCTCCCGAATTCCAGTTCTGCCCGCGCTGCGCGGCCCCACTGCACGACCGCGTCGAAGGTGGCTTCACGCGCCGCGTCTGCCGGGCCGAGGGCTGTGGCTTTGTCTGGTGGGACAACCCGACGCCGGTGGTGGCCGCGGTGGTCGAGCACGAAGGCCGCCTGCTGCTGGCGCGCAACGTCGCCTGGCCCACGGGCTTCTTCGCGCTGGTGACCGGCTTTCTGGAGAAGAACGAGCTGCCGCACGAGGCGGTGCAGCGCGAGGTCGAGGAAGAACTGAGCCTGCGGCCCCTGGGGGCGACCTTCATCGGCCACTACACCTTCGAGCGGATGAACCAATTGATCATTGCTTACCACGTGCCGGCCGAGGGCACGGTGCGGCTCAACGAGGAACTGGCCGAGTACAAGCACCTGCGCTTCGAGCAGGCCCGCTACTGGCCCGCCGCCACCGGCTATGCCTTGCGCGACTGGCTGCGCGGCAAGGGTTTGGATCCGCAGGAAATCGCGCCCCGAACCCCTTGA
- a CDS encoding glutamate synthase-related protein gives MSAVAEIQHLEETGLYSGANEHDACGVGFVAHIKGVKTHDIVRGALKILENLDHRGAVGADKLMGDGAGILLQLPDALYREEMAKQGVQLPPPGEYGVGMVFLPKEHASRLACEQELERAIRAEGQVLLGWRDVPVDRDMPMSPTVRTKEPIMRQVFIGRGADVIVQDALERKLYVIRKTASAAIQALQLKHSKEYYVPSMSSRTVVYKGLLLANQVGEYFLDLKDPRCVSALGLVHQRFSTNTFPEWPLAHPYRYVAHNGEINTVKGNYNWMKAREGVMSSPVLGADLKKLYPISFASQSDTATFDNCLELLTMAGYPLSQAVMMMIPEPWEQHATMDERRKAFYEYHAAMMEPWDGPASIVFTDGRQIGATLDRNGLRPSRYCITEDDLVIMASESGVLPVPESQIVRKWRLQPGRMFLIDLEQGRMIEDEELKSNLAHSKPYKQWIDNLRVKLDDVETGSDGIPAAAASDLLDRQQAFGVTQEDVKFLMAPMATNGEEGIGSMGNDSPLAVLSDKNKPLFNYFKQLFAQVTNPPIDPIREAIVMSLVSFIGPKPNLLDINQVNPPMRLEVSQPILDFSDMAKLRRIETTTQGKFRTATLDITYPLSWGHEGVEAKLASLCAEAVDAIKGGKNILIISDRTCSGRQVAIPALLALSAIHQHLVREGLRTSAGLVVETGAAREVHHFAVLAGYGAEAVHPYLAMETIAAMHKELPGDLSADKAIYNYVKAIGKGLSKIMSKMGVSTYMSYCGAQLFEAIGINSATVAKYFTGTPSRVEGIGVFEMAEEAIRMHKAAYGNDPVLATMLDAGGEYAWRTRGEEHMWTPDAIAKLQHSTRANNFSTYKEYAQLINDQSKRHMTLRGLFEFKIDPAKAIPVEEVEPASEIVKRFATGAMSLGSISTEAHATLAVAMNRIGGKSNTGEGGEDPARYRNELKGIPIKKGETLKSVIGESRVEVDLPLQDGDSLRSKIKQVASGRFGVTAEYLASADQIQIKMAQGAKPGEGGQLPGGKVTEYIGFLRHSVPGVGLISPPPHHDIYSIEDLAQLIHDLKNVAPHASISTKLVSEIGVGTIAAGVAKCKSDHVVIAGHDGGTGASPWSSIKHAGSPWEIGLAETQQTLVLNRLRGRIRVQADGQMKTGRDVAIGALLGADEFGFATAPLVVEGCIMMRKCHLNTCPVGVATQDPVLRKKFSGKPEHVVNFFFFIAEEVRQIMAQLGIRKFDDMVGRADLLDMKQGIAHWKAKGLDFSRLFALPSAPADVPRRHVEEQEHGLEKSLDNVLIEKSRAAIDKGQKVQFIEATRNVNRTVGAMLSGAVTKVHPQGLPDNTIHIQLEGTGGQSFGAFLAKGITLYLIGEANDYTGKGLSGGRVVVRPSIDFRGEATRNTIVGNTVLYGATTGEAFFSGVAGERFAVRLSGATTVVEGVGDHGCEYMTGGTVVVLGKTGRNFAAGMSGGVSYVYDEDGKFAERCNTSMVSMEMVVPTAEQAGEAVNWHRGLSDEAQLKKLLEDHNRWTGSKRARELLDHWKDARGKFVKVFPNEYKRALAERKPGAVEAPATTAAKAAAKKEVAPAK, from the coding sequence ATGTCCGCGGTTGCCGAGATTCAGCATCTCGAGGAAACCGGTTTGTATTCGGGTGCGAACGAGCACGACGCTTGCGGCGTGGGCTTCGTGGCGCACATCAAGGGCGTCAAGACCCATGACATCGTGCGTGGCGCGCTCAAGATCCTGGAGAACCTGGACCACCGCGGCGCGGTCGGCGCGGACAAGCTGATGGGTGACGGCGCGGGCATCCTGCTGCAGCTGCCGGACGCGCTCTACCGCGAAGAAATGGCCAAGCAGGGCGTGCAACTGCCGCCGCCCGGTGAATACGGCGTGGGCATGGTCTTCCTGCCCAAGGAACACGCTTCGCGCCTGGCCTGCGAACAGGAATTGGAACGCGCCATCCGTGCCGAAGGCCAGGTGCTGCTGGGCTGGCGCGACGTGCCGGTGGACCGCGACATGCCCATGTCGCCCACGGTGCGGACCAAGGAACCCATCATGCGCCAGGTCTTCATTGGCCGCGGCGCCGACGTCATCGTGCAGGACGCGCTGGAGCGCAAGCTCTACGTGATCCGCAAGACGGCCAGCGCCGCCATCCAGGCGCTGCAGCTCAAGCACAGCAAAGAGTATTACGTGCCCAGCATGTCCAGCCGCACGGTGGTCTACAAGGGCCTGCTGCTGGCGAACCAGGTCGGTGAATACTTCCTGGACCTGAAGGACCCGCGCTGCGTCTCGGCCCTGGGCTTGGTGCACCAGCGTTTCTCGACCAACACCTTCCCCGAGTGGCCGCTGGCCCACCCCTACCGCTACGTCGCGCACAACGGCGAGATCAACACGGTCAAGGGCAACTACAACTGGATGAAGGCGCGCGAAGGTGTGATGTCCTCGCCCGTGCTGGGCGCGGACCTGAAGAAGCTCTACCCCATCAGCTTCGCCAGCCAGTCCGACACGGCCACCTTTGACAACTGCCTCGAACTGCTGACCATGGCGGGCTACCCGCTGTCTCAGGCCGTGATGATGATGATTCCCGAGCCCTGGGAACAGCACGCCACCATGGACGAGCGGCGCAAGGCCTTCTACGAATACCACGCCGCCATGATGGAGCCCTGGGACGGCCCGGCCTCCATCGTGTTCACCGATGGCCGCCAGATCGGCGCCACGCTGGACCGCAACGGTCTGCGGCCTTCGCGTTACTGCATCACCGAGGATGACCTGGTCATCATGGCATCCGAATCCGGCGTGCTGCCGGTGCCGGAAAGCCAGATCGTGCGCAAGTGGCGCCTGCAGCCTGGCCGCATGTTCCTGATCGACCTGGAGCAGGGTCGCATGATCGAGGACGAGGAGCTGAAATCCAACCTCGCGCACAGCAAGCCCTACAAGCAGTGGATCGACAACCTGCGCGTCAAGCTGGACGACGTGGAAACCGGCTCCGACGGCATTCCCGCCGCCGCCGCGAGTGACCTGCTCGATCGCCAGCAGGCCTTTGGCGTGACGCAGGAGGACGTCAAGTTTCTGATGGCGCCGATGGCGACCAACGGCGAAGAGGGCATCGGCTCCATGGGCAACGACAGCCCGCTGGCCGTGCTGTCGGACAAGAACAAGCCCCTGTTCAACTACTTCAAGCAATTGTTCGCCCAGGTGACCAACCCGCCGATCGACCCGATCCGCGAGGCCATCGTCATGTCCCTGGTCAGCTTCATCGGCCCGAAGCCCAATCTGTTGGACATCAACCAGGTCAACCCGCCGATGCGGCTGGAAGTGAGCCAGCCCATCCTGGACTTCTCGGACATGGCCAAGCTGCGCCGCATCGAGACCACGACCCAGGGCAAGTTCCGCACCGCCACGCTGGACATCACCTACCCGCTGAGCTGGGGCCATGAGGGCGTGGAAGCCAAGCTGGCCTCGCTCTGCGCCGAGGCGGTGGATGCCATCAAGGGCGGCAAGAACATCCTCATCATCAGCGACCGCACCTGCAGCGGCCGGCAAGTCGCCATTCCCGCGCTGCTGGCCCTGTCGGCCATCCACCAGCACCTGGTGCGCGAGGGTCTGCGCACCAGCGCGGGCCTGGTGGTGGAGACGGGCGCGGCGCGCGAAGTGCACCACTTCGCCGTGCTGGCGGGTTACGGCGCCGAGGCCGTGCACCCCTATCTGGCGATGGAAACCATCGCCGCCATGCACAAGGAACTGCCGGGCGACCTTAGCGCCGACAAGGCGATCTACAACTACGTCAAGGCCATCGGCAAGGGCCTGTCCAAGATCATGTCCAAAATGGGCGTGAGCACCTACATGAGCTACTGCGGCGCGCAGCTGTTCGAAGCCATCGGCATCAACAGCGCGACCGTCGCCAAGTACTTCACGGGCACGCCCAGCCGCGTGGAGGGCATCGGCGTGTTCGAGATGGCCGAGGAAGCCATCCGCATGCACAAGGCCGCTTACGGCAACGACCCGGTGCTGGCCACCATGCTGGACGCGGGCGGCGAGTACGCCTGGCGCACGCGCGGCGAAGAGCACATGTGGACGCCGGACGCGATCGCCAAGCTGCAGCACAGCACGCGCGCCAACAACTTCTCGACCTACAAGGAATACGCCCAGCTCATCAACGACCAGAGCAAGCGTCACATGACGCTACGCGGACTGTTCGAGTTCAAGATCGACCCGGCCAAGGCCATTCCGGTGGAGGAGGTCGAGCCCGCGAGCGAGATCGTCAAGCGCTTCGCCACCGGCGCGATGTCGCTGGGTTCCATCAGCACCGAGGCGCACGCGACCCTGGCCGTGGCCATGAACCGCATCGGCGGCAAGAGCAACACCGGCGAGGGCGGCGAGGACCCGGCCCGCTACCGCAATGAACTCAAGGGCATCCCGATCAAGAAGGGTGAAACGCTCAAGAGCGTGATCGGCGAAAGCCGCGTCGAAGTGGACTTGCCCCTGCAGGATGGCGACAGCCTGCGTTCCAAGATCAAGCAGGTGGCATCGGGCCGATTCGGCGTCACTGCCGAGTACCTGGCCTCGGCCGACCAGATCCAGATCAAGATGGCGCAGGGCGCCAAGCCTGGCGAAGGCGGTCAGCTGCCCGGCGGCAAGGTGACGGAATACATCGGCTTCCTGCGCCACAGCGTGCCGGGCGTCGGCCTCATCAGCCCGCCGCCGCACCATGACATCTATTCGATCGAAGACCTGGCGCAGCTGATCCATGACCTGAAGAACGTGGCGCCGCACGCCAGTATCAGCACCAAGCTGGTGTCCGAGATCGGTGTGGGCACCATCGCCGCGGGCGTGGCCAAGTGCAAGAGCGACCACGTGGTGATCGCTGGCCACGACGGCGGCACGGGCGCATCGCCCTGGTCTTCCATCAAGCACGCGGGCTCGCCCTGGGAAATCGGCCTGGCCGAGACCCAGCAGACCTTGGTTCTCAACCGTCTGCGCGGGCGCATCCGCGTGCAGGCCGACGGCCAGATGAAGACCGGCCGCGACGTCGCCATCGGCGCGCTGCTGGGCGCGGACGAATTCGGTTTCGCGACCGCGCCGCTGGTGGTCGAGGGCTGCATCATGATGCGCAAGTGCCACCTCAACACCTGCCCGGTGGGCGTGGCCACGCAAGACCCGGTGCTGCGCAAGAAGTTCAGTGGCAAGCCCGAGCATGTCGTCAATTTCTTCTTCTTCATCGCCGAGGAAGTGCGCCAGATCATGGCGCAGCTGGGTATCCGCAAGTTCGACGACATGGTGGGTCGCGCCGACTTGCTGGACATGAAGCAGGGCATCGCGCACTGGAAGGCCAAGGGCCTGGACTTCAGTCGCCTGTTCGCGCTGCCGTCCGCGCCCGCCGACGTCCCGCGCCGTCACGTGGAAGAGCAGGAGCACGGACTTGAAAAGAGTCTGGACAACGTGCTGATCGAGAAATCGCGCGCGGCCATCGACAAGGGCCAGAAGGTGCAGTTCATTGAGGCCACGCGCAACGTCAACCGCACCGTGGGCGCCATGCTTTCGGGCGCGGTGACCAAGGTGCATCCGCAGGGCCTGCCCGACAACACCATCCACATCCAGCTCGAAGGCACGGGCGGGCAGTCCTTCGGTGCCTTTCTGGCCAAGGGCATCACGCTCTACCTGATCGGCGAGGCCAATGACTACACGGGCAAGGGTCTGTCGGGCGGTCGTGTGGTGGTGCGCCCCAGCATCGACTTCCGCGGCGAGGCCACGCGCAACACCATCGTGGGCAACACCGTGCTCTACGGTGCGACCACGGGCGAGGCCTTCTTCAGTGGCGTCGCTGGCGAGCGTTTCGCGGTGCGCCTGTCGGGCGCGACCACGGTGGTCGAGGGCGTGGGGGACCACGGCTGCGAGTACATGACCGGCGGTACCGTGGTGGTGCTGGGCAAGACGGGCCGCAACTTCGCCGCCGGCATGAGCGGCGGCGTGTCCTATGTCTACGACGAGGACGGCAAGTTCGCTGAACGCTGCAACACGTCCATGGTGTCGATGGAGATGGTCGTGCCGACGGCCGAGCAGGCGGGCGAGGCCGTGAACTGGCACCGCGGGCTCAGCGACGAGGCGCAGCTGAAGAAGTTGCTGGAGGACCACAACCGCTGGACGGGCAGCAAGCGCGCACGCGAGCTGCTGGACCACTGGAAGGACGCGCGCGGCAAGTTCGTCAAGGTCTTCCCGAACGAATACAAGCGCGCCCTGGCGGAGCGCAAGCCGGGTGCCGTCGAGGCCCCCGCGACGACGGCGGCCAAGGCCGCGGCGAAGAAGGAAGTGGCTCCGGCCAAGTAA
- a CDS encoding glutamate synthase subunit beta, whose amino-acid sequence MGKVTGFMEYERLEEGYEPVTKRVKNYKEFVIGLSEPQAKQQGARCMDCGTPFCNSGCPVNNIIPDFNDLVYRGDWKNAIEVLHSTNNFPDFTGRVCPAPCEAACTLNINDDAVGIKSIEHAIIDRAWAEGWIKPQPAAVKTGKKVAVVGSGPAGLAAAQQLARAGHAVTVFEKNDTAGGLLRFGIPDFKFDKSHIERRVKQMEAEGVVFRTNTMVGELPKGSKVTNWAKDTVSPEQLKKEFDAVLLAGGAEQSRDLPVPGRDLDGIHFAMEFLPMQNRVNAGGKVKDQIMATGKHVIVIGGGDTGSDCVGTSNRHGAASVTQFEVMPQPPEQENKPLVWPYWPLKLRTSSSHEEGCVREFAVSTKAFIGGEGKDKGRIVGLKTVHVEVKDGKFVEIPGTEKDYKADLVLLAMGFVSPVASILESFGVEKDPRGNAKAGVDAQGGYRTSVDQVFAAGDMRRGQSLVVWAIREGRQAARAVDEFLMGSSTLPR is encoded by the coding sequence ATGGGAAAAGTCACCGGCTTCATGGAGTACGAGCGTCTCGAGGAGGGCTACGAGCCCGTCACGAAGCGCGTCAAGAACTACAAGGAATTCGTGATCGGCTTGAGCGAGCCGCAGGCGAAGCAGCAAGGCGCGCGTTGCATGGATTGCGGCACGCCCTTCTGCAACAGCGGCTGCCCGGTCAACAACATCATTCCGGACTTCAACGATCTGGTTTACCGTGGCGACTGGAAGAACGCGATCGAGGTGCTGCACAGCACCAACAACTTCCCCGACTTCACGGGCCGTGTCTGCCCCGCGCCTTGCGAGGCGGCCTGCACGCTGAACATCAACGACGACGCGGTGGGAATCAAGTCCATCGAGCACGCCATCATCGACCGCGCCTGGGCCGAGGGCTGGATCAAGCCCCAGCCTGCCGCCGTGAAGACGGGCAAAAAGGTCGCCGTCGTGGGTTCCGGCCCGGCCGGCCTGGCCGCTGCCCAACAACTGGCGCGCGCCGGCCACGCTGTGACCGTGTTCGAGAAGAACGACACGGCCGGCGGCCTGCTGCGCTTTGGCATCCCGGATTTCAAGTTCGACAAGTCGCACATCGAGCGCCGCGTCAAGCAGATGGAAGCCGAGGGCGTGGTGTTCAGGACGAACACGATGGTCGGTGAACTCCCCAAGGGGTCCAAGGTCACCAACTGGGCCAAGGACACGGTCAGCCCCGAGCAACTGAAGAAAGAGTTCGATGCCGTGCTGCTGGCGGGCGGTGCGGAGCAGAGCCGTGACTTGCCGGTGCCGGGCCGTGACCTGGACGGCATCCATTTCGCGATGGAATTCCTGCCCATGCAGAACCGCGTCAACGCGGGTGGCAAGGTCAAGGACCAGATCATGGCCACCGGCAAGCACGTCATCGTGATCGGCGGTGGCGACACCGGTTCCGATTGCGTGGGCACGAGCAACCGCCATGGCGCGGCCAGCGTGACCCAGTTCGAGGTGATGCCCCAGCCGCCCGAGCAGGAGAACAAGCCCCTGGTCTGGCCCTACTGGCCGCTGAAGCTGCGCACCAGCTCCAGCCACGAGGAAGGCTGCGTGCGCGAGTTCGCCGTGTCGACCAAGGCCTTCATCGGCGGGGAAGGCAAGGACAAGGGCCGCATCGTGGGTCTGAAGACCGTGCACGTCGAGGTCAAGGATGGCAAGTTCGTCGAGATCCCGGGCACCGAGAAGGACTACAAGGCCGACCTCGTGCTGCTGGCCATGGGGTTTGTCAGCCCGGTGGCGAGCATCCTCGAGTCCTTTGGTGTCGAGAAAGACCCGCGCGGCAACGCCAAGGCGGGCGTGGACGCGCAGGGTGGCTATCGGACCAGCGTGGACCAGGTGTTCGCGGCCGGTGACATGCGTCGCGGGCAGTCCCTGGTGGTCTGGGCCATCCGCGAAGGCCGCCAGGCTGCGCGTGCGGTGGACGAATTCCTCATGGGTTCCAGTACCCTGCCGCGCTAG
- a CDS encoding ABC transporter ATP-binding protein yields the protein MAVSTQQGSPDSSLVELRDVVFGYGERAILNGVNLVIPRGKVTAIMGASGGGKTTVLRLIGGQIRAQQGQVLFDGQNVGEMDHARLYEARRRMGMLFQFGALFADLSVFENVAFPLREHTKLSEDLLRGVVLMKLNAVGLRGARDLMPSEVSGGMARRVALARAIALDPELIMYDEPFAGLDPISLGTAAQLIRRLNDSLGVTSIVVSHDLEETFQIADHVVILANGGIAVQGTPDEVHRSTDPLVQQFVQALPDGPVHFHYPGPTEEEDFGGVRGTEVTK from the coding sequence ATGGCTGTATCAACACAACAAGGCTCGCCGGACTCCTCCTTGGTCGAACTGCGCGACGTGGTGTTCGGCTATGGCGAGCGCGCCATCCTCAACGGTGTCAATTTGGTCATTCCGCGGGGCAAGGTCACCGCGATCATGGGGGCTTCGGGTGGTGGCAAGACCACCGTGCTGCGCCTGATCGGCGGGCAGATCCGGGCCCAGCAGGGCCAAGTGCTGTTCGACGGACAGAATGTGGGTGAGATGGACCATGCCCGCCTCTACGAAGCGCGCCGTCGCATGGGCATGCTCTTCCAGTTCGGCGCGCTCTTCGCCGACCTGAGCGTGTTCGAGAACGTGGCCTTTCCCCTGCGCGAGCACACCAAGCTGAGCGAGGATCTGCTGCGCGGCGTGGTGCTGATGAAGCTCAATGCCGTGGGCCTGCGGGGAGCGCGTGACCTGATGCCCAGCGAGGTTTCGGGTGGCATGGCACGGCGCGTGGCGCTGGCGCGCGCGATCGCGCTCGATCCCGAACTCATCATGTACGACGAACCGTTCGCCGGGCTGGATCCGATCTCCCTGGGCACGGCGGCGCAACTGATCCGCCGACTGAACGACAGCCTGGGCGTGACCAGCATCGTCGTATCGCATGACCTGGAGGAAACCTTCCAGATCGCTGACCATGTGGTGATCCTGGCCAATGGGGGCATCGCGGTGCAGGGCACGCCCGACGAAGTGCATCGCTCCACCGATCCGCTGGTGCAGCAGTTCGTGCAGGCGCTGCCGGACGGGCCCGTGCATTTCCACTATCCCGGCCCGACCGAGGAAGAGGACTTTGGCGGGGTGCGTGGCACGGAGGTGACCAAATGA
- the mlaE gene encoding lipid asymmetry maintenance ABC transporter permease subunit MlaE, whose product MSWWRPSDVGYAVRRKLVDIGRATRLFIRFWQLVRPTFRRFGLVGEQIHLLGNHSMAIIVVSGLFVGFVLGLQGYYILVDFGSEQALGQMVTLSLVRELGPVVAALLFAGRAGTSLTAEIGLLKAGEQLNAMAMMAVDPVQRILAPRFWAGVIALPLLTAVFSAVGVIGGWVVGVIMIGIDPGAFWGQMQASVSVWSDVGNGVIKSIVFGFTVTFTALFQGYEAQPTPEGVSRATTRTVVMASLAVLGLDFVLTALMFTI is encoded by the coding sequence ATGAGCTGGTGGCGTCCTTCCGACGTGGGGTACGCGGTGCGCCGCAAGCTGGTCGACATCGGCCGCGCGACGCGCCTGTTCATCCGTTTCTGGCAACTGGTGCGACCCACTTTCCGGCGTTTTGGCCTGGTGGGCGAGCAAATCCATTTGTTGGGCAACCACTCGATGGCCATCATCGTGGTCTCGGGCTTGTTCGTGGGCTTCGTGCTTGGGCTTCAGGGCTACTACATCCTGGTGGATTTCGGCTCGGAACAGGCGCTGGGCCAAATGGTCACGTTGTCGCTGGTGCGCGAGCTGGGGCCGGTGGTGGCCGCGCTGCTGTTTGCCGGACGGGCTGGTACGTCGCTGACGGCGGAGATCGGCCTGCTCAAGGCCGGCGAACAGCTGAACGCCATGGCGATGATGGCGGTTGATCCGGTGCAGCGCATCCTCGCGCCGCGCTTCTGGGCCGGGGTCATCGCGCTGCCCTTGCTGACTGCCGTCTTCAGCGCGGTCGGCGTGATCGGTGGCTGGGTCGTCGGCGTGATCATGATCGGCATCGATCCCGGTGCGTTCTGGGGGCAGATGCAGGCGAGCGTGAGTGTTTGGAGCGACGTCGGCAATGGCGTCATCAAGAGCATCGTGTTTGGTTTCACGGTGACGTTCACGGCGTTGTTCCAGGGGTATGAGGCGCAACCCACGCCCGAAGGCGTGTCGCGCGCAACCACGCGCACGGTGGTGATGGCTTCGCTGGCGGTGCTGGGACTGGACTTCGTCCTCACTGCCTTGATGTTCACGATTTAG
- the mlaD gene encoding outer membrane lipid asymmetry maintenance protein MlaD — protein MERSKNDVWVGLFVLLGLAALVFLALQAANLLHLSFQSSYRVEALFDNVGGLKPRAAVKSGGVVVGRVAGISFDDKSFQARVRIDLEDRYKFPKDSSLKILTSGLLGDQYIGIEAGADDKNLVEGDMLANTQSAIVLENLIGQFLYNKASEEPAKK, from the coding sequence ATGGAACGCTCGAAAAATGATGTGTGGGTCGGCCTGTTCGTTCTGCTCGGACTGGCGGCCCTGGTGTTTCTGGCTCTGCAGGCGGCCAATCTGCTGCACCTGAGTTTCCAGTCCAGCTACCGCGTCGAGGCATTGTTCGACAACGTCGGTGGCTTGAAGCCACGCGCGGCCGTCAAGAGTGGCGGTGTGGTCGTGGGACGGGTGGCGGGTATCAGCTTTGACGACAAGAGCTTCCAGGCACGCGTGCGCATCGACCTGGAAGACCGCTACAAGTTTCCCAAGGACAGCTCGCTCAAGATCCTGACCAGCGGTTTGCTGGGGGATCAGTACATCGGCATCGAGGCCGGTGCCGACGACAAAAACCTGGTTGAAGGCGACATGCTGGCCAATACCCAATCCGCCATCGTGCTCGAAAACCTGATCGGTCAGTTCCTCTACAACAAGGCGAGCGAGGAACCCGCGAAGAAATGA
- a CDS encoding MlaA family lipoprotein: MLTAGLSGCAHSPQSGEPTTAVRADPDPLEPWNRGVYGFNDALDRAILKPAATAYQDYVPSMVRKGVGNFFSNLEDAWTTINSALQLKGRAAGESFTRLWVNTLFGLGGVLDVATEMRIPRHNEDFGQTLGYWGVGPGPYLVLPLLGPSTLRDTAALPVDWAGDPLSQQDNIRVRNSLFVLGQLDNRAGLLKQEALMEGATFDRYVLIRDAYLQYRRHLVYDGEPPDEPMPEDDYNYEEDAGTAEPQPAPAEVDESSPEESATPTTPQVERDTRVPGRMPGTPSVPLDLGLPGLKVIK, from the coding sequence TTGCTGACAGCCGGCCTGTCCGGCTGCGCCCACAGCCCGCAATCCGGGGAGCCCACGACGGCTGTTCGCGCCGATCCCGATCCGCTGGAGCCCTGGAACCGCGGCGTGTATGGCTTCAACGATGCGCTGGATCGTGCCATCCTCAAGCCTGCGGCCACGGCCTACCAGGACTATGTGCCCTCGATGGTGCGCAAGGGCGTCGGCAATTTCTTCAGCAACCTGGAAGACGCCTGGACCACGATCAACAGTGCCTTGCAGCTGAAAGGGCGGGCGGCCGGCGAAAGCTTCACCCGCTTGTGGGTCAATACACTCTTTGGTCTGGGCGGTGTACTGGATGTCGCGACCGAGATGCGCATTCCGCGCCACAACGAGGACTTCGGTCAGACCCTGGGGTACTGGGGCGTGGGCCCGGGGCCCTATCTGGTGCTTCCCTTGCTGGGGCCGTCCACGCTGCGCGACACCGCCGCCTTGCCGGTTGACTGGGCGGGGGATCCGCTGAGCCAGCAAGACAACATCCGGGTGCGCAACTCCTTGTTCGTGCTCGGTCAGCTGGACAACCGTGCCGGCCTGCTGAAGCAGGAGGCGCTGATGGAGGGCGCGACTTTCGATCGCTACGTGCTCATCCGGGATGCTTACCTGCAGTACCGTCGCCATCTGGTCTATGACGGTGAGCCGCCCGACGAACCCATGCCGGAAGACGATTACAACTACGAGGAAGACGCGGGGACTGCAGAGCCCCAGCCTGCGCCAGCGGAAGTTGATGAATCCTCGCCCGAGGAGTCCGCTACCCCCACGACGCCCCAGGTCGAGCGCGATACGCGCGTGCCCGGTAGAATGCCCGGCACGCCTTCGGTGCCGCTTGATCTGGGCTTGCCGGGCTTGAAGGTCATCAAATAA
- a CDS encoding MlaC/ttg2D family ABC transporter substrate-binding protein produces MQGRISPRLSTCGWLAGGLLALVAWMQPAQAETPADAMVLTMSNDVLGTIQSDPALMAGNMPRLIALVDTKIMPLVNFQRMTASAVGPGWRQATPEQRQRLQDEFKTLLVRTYAGALAQVQGMKVSAKPMRAAADAKDVIVRTELRGPGTAEPVQLDYRLEQAPDTAVGWRIYNVNVMGVWLVETYRSQFAQEVNARGIDGLIVSLAERNKATAQAAAAKN; encoded by the coding sequence ATGCAAGGTCGTATTTCCCCTCGTCTTTCTACATGCGGCTGGTTGGCTGGAGGCCTGCTGGCCCTGGTGGCCTGGATGCAGCCGGCCCAGGCCGAGACCCCTGCGGATGCCATGGTGCTGACCATGTCGAACGATGTGCTTGGCACCATCCAATCCGATCCGGCGCTGATGGCGGGCAATATGCCGCGCCTGATCGCCCTCGTCGACACCAAGATCATGCCGCTGGTCAACTTCCAGCGCATGACCGCTTCGGCGGTCGGGCCCGGCTGGCGACAGGCGACCCCCGAGCAGCGTCAGCGCCTTCAGGACGAATTCAAGACCTTGCTGGTGCGCACCTATGCCGGTGCCCTGGCGCAGGTGCAAGGCATGAAGGTCAGCGCCAAGCCCATGCGCGCTGCGGCGGATGCCAAGGATGTGATCGTGCGCACCGAGCTTCGCGGCCCCGGCACGGCTGAGCCTGTGCAGCTCGACTACCGCTTGGAGCAGGCACCGGACACTGCGGTGGGCTGGCGGATCTACAACGTCAACGTGATGGGCGTGTGGCTGGTTGAAACCTACCGCAGCCAGTTCGCGCAGGAAGTCAATGCGCGTGGCATCGACGGGCTCATCGTCTCCCTGGCCGAGCGCAACAAGGCCACAGCCCAGGCGGCGGCCGCTAAGAATTGA
- a CDS encoding STAS domain-containing protein, protein MPTPPLLVLPEDLTHRQANACLPMLVQAIPSQTGPAAQVDAGALEHFDSSTLAVLLEFRRACLAQGKGLELLHLNPRLVELARLYGVDGLLSIH, encoded by the coding sequence ATGCCGACCCCGCCCTTGCTTGTGCTGCCCGAAGACCTGACGCACCGTCAGGCCAACGCCTGTCTGCCCATGCTGGTGCAGGCGATTCCATCGCAGACCGGACCTGCGGCACAGGTGGATGCCGGAGCCCTGGAACACTTTGACTCTTCGACGCTGGCGGTTCTGTTGGAGTTCCGTCGGGCCTGCCTGGCGCAGGGCAAGGGCCTGGAGTTGCTGCACCTGAATCCGCGGCTGGTGGAACTGGCCCGTCTTTACGGCGTGGACGGGTTGCTGTCCATCCATTGA